The genomic region AAAGCGAAAGAGCAGGGCTTTAAGATTGGAGCGAAGATCGTAAGAGGCGCTTACATGGAAAAAGAAAATAAACGTGCCAGGAAACGAGGTAAAAAGTCACCTATTTGTAAGTCTAAAGAAGCGACCGATGTTAACTTTAATAGTGTTATGGGGTATTGCCTGGACCATTTAGAAGATTTTTCTGTATTTATTGGTACACATAACGAGATAAGTAATTATCTGGCTTTGCAAATATTAGAAGATAAAGGTATTGCTAAGGACGATCAGCGAGTTTGGTTTAGTCAGTTATATGGTATGAGTGATCAGATAAGTTATAATTTGGCAGCAAGAGGTTATAATACCGCCAAGTTAGTGCCATTTGGTCCCGTTAAAGATGTTGTTCCTTATTTATTAAGGAGAGCTGAGGAAAATTCGTCGGTTAAAGGGCAAACCAGTAGAGAGCTTAATTTGTTGAGCAGGGAAAAGGAGCGAAGAAAAAAATCTGAAAATCTTGCCGAGGCTAATGCCTAATGCTAAATTTTATAGCTGTTTAAACTTCAGTATTTATGAATCCTGAGATTCAGTAAATTAAAAGATCCCTGATCACTTAAAAAGTATTCAAAATGATTGAATTTTGGGATATCCCGAAGTTATTTATTGCATTTTTTGTAATCTTACCGCTGGTATCCCTAATCCATGAGTTGGGACATGTGATTATTGCCAAAATTTTAGGCGCAACAAACGTCAAGATTATTATTGGCTCTGGACGAATTCTTTTAAACACAAGAATTTTCGAAATTAGAAAGTACTATTTTTACTATGGGTATTGTTACTTCGAAAATATAGACGATGACAGCCGCTGGAAAAATCTCTTTATCTATTCCGGCGGCATACTGGCCAATATTTTTGTGGCGGTACTCTTGATATATGTAATGTCTGGCGATTTTTTAAATACTACAATTTTTACTTATCAGTTCTTATATTTTTCCATGTATTATGTGTTTTTCGCTTTGCTGCCTATTAGTTATCCTGATGGCAATTATAGCGATGGAAAGATTATTTATCACTTACTGAAAAG from Zunongwangia profunda SM-A87 harbors:
- a CDS encoding M50 family metallopeptidase, with translation MIEFWDIPKLFIAFFVILPLVSLIHELGHVIIAKILGATNVKIIIGSGRILLNTRIFEIRKYYFYYGYCYFENIDDDSRWKNLFIYSGGILANIFVAVLLIYVMSGDFLNTTIFTYQFLYFSMYYVFFALLPISYPDGNYSDGKIIYHLLKRNHQLLQQKRFQLWFDTDDKCWKLSVENRDQIEELDDFDKAYEVALEQARTSRPSKLEVIKENTSHFEIFPRSPI